A part of Escherichia marmotae genomic DNA contains:
- a CDS encoding MAPEG family protein, with the protein MVSALYAVLGALLLMKFSFDVVRLRMQYRVAYGDGGFSELQSAIRIHGNAVEYIPIAIVLMLFMEMNGAETWMVHICGIVLLAGRLMHYYGFHHRLFRWRRSGMSATWCALLLMVLANLWYMPWELVFSLR; encoded by the coding sequence ATGGTAAGCGCGCTGTATGCCGTTTTAGGTGCGTTGTTATTAATGAAGTTCTCTTTTGATGTTGTTCGCCTGCGAATGCAATATCGCGTTGCCTATGGTGACGGCGGTTTTAGCGAACTGCAAAGCGCCATTCGCATTCACGGTAACGCGGTGGAATATATTCCCATCGCGATTGTATTGATGCTGTTTATGGAAATGAATGGCGCAGAAACCTGGATGGTACATATTTGCGGCATTGTTCTGCTTGCCGGGCGTCTGATGCATTATTACGGTTTTCATCACCGTCTGTTTCGCTGGCGGCGTTCCGGCATGAGCGCCACCTGGTGTGCGCTGTTGCTGATGGTGCTGGCGAATCTTTGGTATATGCCCTGGGAGTTGGTTTTCTCCCTGCGTTAG
- a CDS encoding DUF72 domain-containing protein gives MSKLIFNTRHVNCVEGNTTLYALPKPEVVLRWREQTSDDFRFCFKFPATISHQAALRHCDDLVAEFLTRMSPLAPRIGQYWLQLPATFGPRDLSALWHFLDSLPREFTYGVEVRHPLFFAKEVEEQTLNRGLHQRGVNRVILDSRPVHAARPHNEAIRDAQRKKPKVPVHAVLTATNPLIRFIGSDDMTQNRELFQVWLQKLAQWHQTTTPYLFLHTPDIAQAPELVHTLWEDLRKTLPEIGAVPAIPQQSSLF, from the coding sequence ATCAGTAAGTTAATCTTTAATACCCGTCATGTTAACTGCGTGGAGGGCAACACGACCCTTTATGCTCTGCCAAAGCCGGAAGTGGTTCTGCGCTGGCGCGAGCAAACCAGCGATGATTTTCGTTTTTGTTTTAAATTTCCGGCGACCATTTCGCACCAGGCCGCATTGCGACATTGCGATGATTTAGTAGCAGAATTTTTAACCCGCATGTCACCGTTAGCGCCGCGCATTGGGCAATACTGGCTGCAACTGCCCGCCACATTTGGCCCCCGGGATCTGTCTGCACTGTGGCACTTTCTCGATTCCCTTCCTCGCGAATTTACCTATGGTGTGGAAGTTCGTCATCCGCTGTTTTTTGCCAAAGAGGTAGAGGAACAAACGCTTAATCGCGGTTTGCATCAGCGCGGCGTTAATCGGGTGATTTTAGACAGCCGTCCGGTTCATGCAGCGCGTCCGCATAATGAAGCCATTCGCGACGCGCAACGGAAAAAGCCCAAAGTTCCGGTTCATGCCGTATTAACAGCGACAAACCCACTGATCCGTTTTATCGGCAGCGATGATATGACGCAAAATCGGGAATTATTTCAGGTCTGGTTACAAAAATTAGCACAGTGGCACCAGACCACCACGCCTTATCTTTTTTTACATACGCCAGATATTGCCCAGGCACCGGAACTGGTACATACCCTTTGGGAAGACTTACGTAAGACACTTCCAGAGATCGGAGCAGTTCCGGCTATTCCACAGCAATCTTCTCTTTTCTGA
- a CDS encoding tyrosine-type recombinase/integrase, with protein sequence MDKVKYPTGVENHGGTLRIWFNFKGKRVRENLGVPDTAKNRKIAGELRTSVCFAIRTGNFDYAAQFPDSPNLKAFGVNKKEITVKELEEKWLDLKRMEISANAFNRYESVARTMIPKIGGSRLVSTVTKEELLYIRKDLLTGYQNSTKDKAPARGRSVVTVNYYMTTIAGMFQFAADHGYLEANPFEGIKPLKKARAEPDPLTRDEFIRLIDACRHQQTKNLWSLAVYTGMRHGELVSLAWEDIDLKAGTITIRRNYTKLGEFTLPKTEASTNRVVHLIQPAISVLKNQAEMTRLGKQHHIKVQLREYGRSVNHECTFVFNPQVVRKSKQVGFIYKVDSIGDSWETAIKRAGIRYRKAYQSRHTYACWSLSAGANPSFIASQMGHASAQMVFNVYGAWMTDSNAEQIAMLNQKLADYVPMMSHGHQGDLRGFLKSVS encoded by the coding sequence ATGGATAAAGTCAAATATCCAACAGGCGTCGAAAACCACGGTGGCACATTACGCATCTGGTTTAATTTTAAAGGTAAACGTGTTAGGGAAAATCTTGGTGTCCCTGACACTGCCAAGAACAGGAAGATCGCCGGAGAGCTGCGGACATCTGTATGTTTTGCCATTCGTACAGGAAACTTTGATTACGCTGCGCAGTTCCCTGACTCTCCTAACCTCAAGGCTTTTGGGGTAAATAAAAAAGAAATTACGGTGAAAGAACTTGAAGAAAAGTGGCTGGATCTGAAACGCATGGAAATCTCTGCAAATGCATTCAATCGCTATGAGTCCGTTGCAAGAACAATGATTCCGAAAATTGGAGGTAGCAGACTGGTGTCAACGGTGACCAAAGAGGAATTGCTGTATATCAGGAAAGATTTGCTGACCGGATATCAGAATTCAACGAAAGACAAAGCACCAGCAAGAGGACGGAGCGTCGTTACTGTAAATTATTATATGACGACAATCGCGGGAATGTTTCAGTTTGCTGCAGATCACGGTTACTTAGAAGCAAATCCCTTCGAGGGAATTAAGCCTCTTAAAAAAGCCAGGGCAGAGCCAGATCCGCTAACTCGTGACGAATTTATTCGCCTGATAGATGCTTGCCGGCATCAGCAGACAAAAAACCTGTGGTCATTGGCTGTGTACACAGGAATGCGTCATGGTGAGCTGGTCTCCCTGGCCTGGGAAGATATCGATCTGAAAGCAGGAACAATTACTATCAGGCGCAATTATACGAAACTCGGTGAGTTCACTCTACCTAAAACTGAAGCAAGTACAAACAGGGTTGTGCATCTTATCCAGCCCGCTATCAGTGTCCTGAAAAATCAGGCTGAAATGACAAGACTGGGTAAGCAGCACCACATCAAGGTTCAACTACGTGAATATGGACGTTCAGTGAATCATGAATGTACTTTCGTATTTAACCCCCAGGTGGTTAGAAAAAGCAAACAGGTAGGTTTTATCTACAAGGTAGATTCCATTGGCGACTCATGGGAAACAGCCATTAAGCGTGCGGGGATCAGGTATCGAAAGGCATACCAGTCACGACACACTTATGCGTGCTGGTCATTATCTGCTGGAGCAAACCCAAGTTTCATTGCCAGCCAGATGGGCCATGCAAGTGCCCAGATGGTGTTCAATGTATACGGAGCATGGATGACTGACAGTAATGCAGAACAGATCGCAATGCTGAATCAGAAGCTGGCAGATTATGTCCCAATGATGTCCCATGGTCATCAAGGAGACCTAAGAGGCTTTTTAAAATCAGTAAGTTAA
- a CDS encoding excisionase family protein, translating into MGNVIQLAPNEWVCESVLIAITGLKPGTILRARKECWMVGREYIHVSPDGNPKPSSECMYNRKAIDAWVASMKNKQPR; encoded by the coding sequence ATGGGCAATGTGATTCAACTGGCTCCCAATGAATGGGTTTGTGAAAGCGTTCTTATCGCAATTACCGGGCTCAAACCAGGCACAATTCTCCGGGCCCGGAAAGAATGCTGGATGGTAGGAAGAGAGTATATTCACGTATCGCCTGACGGTAATCCAAAACCTTCCAGCGAATGTATGTATAACAGAAAAGCAATCGATGCCTGGGTCGCTTCAATGAAAAACAAACAACCTAGGTGA
- a CDS encoding DUF4222 domain-containing protein, whose protein sequence is MFALINQGQLYTDSAGYPVKIIRCINNTVLYRRMDGRTQSVKINDFNELFERLDHQEYRQILAETEQETHLKKLRAMKRK, encoded by the coding sequence ATGTTCGCTTTGATTAATCAGGGACAACTGTATACCGACAGTGCCGGTTACCCGGTAAAAATTATTCGCTGCATAAATAACACTGTGTTGTACAGAAGAATGGATGGGCGAACACAGTCGGTAAAAATAAACGATTTTAATGAACTGTTTGAACGGCTCGATCACCAGGAATACCGACAAATTCTGGCAGAAACAGAACAGGAAACTCATCTGAAAAAATTACGGGCCATGAAAAGGAAATAA
- a CDS encoding DUF5406 family protein, giving the protein MNTHNTQPQIMNYDPNLTSCGRMAKQTVRLTFGLWEYRETFEVTVGGNLTGLDVISCAIESLYATLPYEEVEDERTGGTDIMATINIGELICQDEDLSGELWLAGMLISAEIISIEPATNIRL; this is encoded by the coding sequence ATGAACACCCATAATACTCAACCGCAAATAATGAACTATGACCCGAATCTGACGTCATGCGGACGCATGGCAAAACAAACCGTTCGATTAACTTTCGGGTTATGGGAATACCGCGAAACATTCGAAGTTACTGTCGGCGGCAATCTGACCGGACTGGATGTTATCAGTTGCGCTATTGAAAGCCTGTACGCAACACTGCCTTATGAAGAAGTCGAGGATGAGCGCACAGGGGGAACAGATATCATGGCCACCATTAATATTGGCGAACTGATATGTCAGGATGAAGACCTGTCCGGAGAACTCTGGCTTGCCGGGATGCTTATCTCAGCAGAAATTATCAGTATTGAACCCGCTACAAACATACGGCTCTGA
- a CDS encoding SPFH domain-containing protein, whose product MKKIIFALAIVLPTISLVGCDRVEPGNVGIKVNKLGDDKGVGEVVGVGRYWTGWNTEVYIFPTFKQMKTYDEPFSFQMSDGTTIGYHIGVAYKVDPSKVTTVFQTYRKGVDDITDTDLRQKIADALNRLASKMTTDKFIDGGKSELLDAALKDIQAEMTSIGIQVMSLSYVGKPEYPPTVIDSINAKVTANQKTLQREQEVKQREAEANMLRAEAAGQADAIRTKAQAEADAIRLRGEALRQNPGVMELEAINKWNGTLPQYMASGANTPFIQVK is encoded by the coding sequence ATGAAAAAAATTATTTTTGCTTTAGCCATTGTTCTGCCGACCATTAGCCTTGTCGGGTGCGATCGCGTTGAACCAGGTAATGTTGGCATCAAGGTAAATAAACTGGGCGACGACAAAGGCGTCGGTGAGGTGGTCGGTGTTGGTCGCTACTGGACTGGCTGGAATACTGAGGTTTACATCTTCCCTACCTTCAAGCAAATGAAGACCTACGATGAACCATTCAGTTTCCAGATGAGTGACGGTACAACCATCGGCTATCACATCGGCGTGGCCTACAAAGTTGATCCATCCAAAGTTACCACGGTGTTTCAGACTTACCGCAAAGGCGTGGATGACATTACCGACACCGACCTGCGCCAGAAGATCGCCGACGCACTCAACCGACTGGCCAGCAAAATGACCACCGACAAATTTATCGACGGCGGCAAGTCTGAACTGCTGGATGCTGCTCTTAAAGACATTCAGGCAGAAATGACATCCATCGGTATTCAGGTAATGAGCCTCTCATATGTGGGTAAACCGGAGTACCCACCAACCGTTATCGACAGCATTAATGCCAAAGTCACGGCAAACCAGAAAACCCTGCAACGCGAGCAGGAAGTAAAACAGCGCGAAGCGGAAGCCAACATGCTGCGCGCGGAAGCTGCCGGACAGGCTGATGCGATTCGCACAAAAGCCCAGGCCGAAGCCGATGCTATTCGTTTACGCGGTGAAGCTCTGCGCCAGAACCCTGGAGTTATGGAACTGGAAGCCATCAATAAATGGAACGGCACACTGCCGCAATACATGGCCAGCGGTGCTAATACACCATTTATCCAGGTTAAATAA
- a CDS encoding helix-turn-helix domain-containing protein, which yields MINKATTLDCLEELKNLGSLITLIAKATPDATLSGDIESCAGLAWDMTNSISRKLSSAMLLQSKNTVINNRLRTQREACGLTTAEVARLLNLDEDIIIQWESGDYEPTISMLIPLANILGCDPMWLLTGEVTPPEQPKSEEQQHHDASQQVCSLSREVILPT from the coding sequence ATGATCAATAAAGCTACAACTCTTGACTGTCTTGAAGAACTGAAAAACCTCGGCAGCCTCATTACACTAATAGCCAAAGCAACGCCAGATGCTACGCTCTCTGGCGATATCGAGTCATGCGCAGGACTGGCATGGGATATGACAAATAGCATATCCAGAAAGCTATCGTCAGCAATGCTTTTACAGAGCAAAAATACTGTAATCAACAACCGCCTCCGCACCCAACGCGAAGCCTGTGGCTTAACAACCGCCGAAGTGGCCAGGCTGCTCAATCTCGATGAAGATATCATCATCCAGTGGGAGAGCGGAGACTATGAACCAACTATCAGTATGCTTATCCCACTGGCTAATATTCTGGGCTGTGATCCGATGTGGCTGTTAACTGGCGAGGTTACTCCTCCGGAGCAACCAAAAAGTGAGGAGCAGCAACACCATGACGCATCTCAACAAGTTTGCTCCTTATCTCGCGAAGTGATCCTACCCACGTAA
- a CDS encoding LexA family protein — MKSLGERLINARQKAGLTQDALAKKAGVTRVAISKAEQGLTKSFNGDTLFKVAAALQCSPQWLQSGDAKDKHWENNVKSCPQRDTAHSYPVINWVQAGLFATAGDDYNMYDQDNWRHSVKYAGERGFWLEVHGDSMTSPVGITFPEGMSILVNPDKEVFSGCYVIARKKSTNEATFKKYISEMGKAFLKPLNPQYPIIEMDNDCEIVGVVVDARWDIF; from the coding sequence ATGAAATCTTTAGGTGAACGCCTCATCAACGCACGACAAAAAGCTGGGTTAACGCAAGATGCGTTGGCTAAAAAAGCAGGGGTCACCAGAGTTGCAATCAGTAAAGCCGAGCAAGGCCTTACAAAAAGTTTCAACGGTGACACCCTTTTTAAAGTCGCAGCTGCACTGCAGTGTTCACCGCAGTGGCTTCAGAGCGGAGATGCAAAAGATAAGCATTGGGAAAATAATGTTAAGAGCTGCCCACAGAGAGACACAGCACACTCTTACCCTGTAATTAACTGGGTTCAGGCAGGATTATTCGCAACTGCTGGTGATGACTACAACATGTATGATCAGGATAACTGGAGGCATTCTGTAAAATACGCTGGTGAGAGGGGGTTCTGGCTGGAAGTGCACGGAGACTCAATGACTTCGCCCGTAGGAATAACATTTCCTGAAGGAATGTCGATCCTTGTCAACCCAGATAAAGAAGTTTTTTCAGGATGTTACGTCATCGCCAGAAAAAAATCCACCAATGAAGCAACATTCAAAAAATATATTTCTGAAATGGGAAAGGCGTTTCTAAAGCCCCTTAATCCACAATATCCAATCATAGAAATGGACAATGATTGCGAAATAGTAGGTGTTGTGGTTGATGCCAGGTGGGATATTTTCTGA
- a CDS encoding Rha family transcriptional regulator, with product MTSVEIAELVGSQHKDVKRSIERLMDKGIIRSAPMANFEIINNLGLKRNVGAYIFEGEQGKRDSIIVVAQLCPEFTARLVDRWRELEEQIRKPMSEIEMVAAMALEAVRQQKRITQVEEKVSHVAETVEQIKKGTIREGYAGYRQLKAKTGLSDDKCRNLVNAYQIPTDTHEFMTPDGLLSRRAIVAVEPFMAAFYRVMEEAEPRGTRWYHPKMGLFQVIGWQR from the coding sequence ATGACCAGCGTTGAGATCGCAGAGTTGGTGGGCAGCCAACACAAAGATGTTAAGCGCAGCATTGAAAGGCTCATGGATAAGGGGATTATTCGAAGTGCGCCAATGGCGAATTTCGAAATAATCAACAACTTAGGGTTAAAACGAAATGTAGGTGCTTACATCTTCGAAGGCGAACAAGGTAAGCGCGACAGCATCATTGTCGTCGCTCAGCTTTGCCCCGAATTCACAGCTCGCCTGGTAGATCGCTGGCGCGAACTGGAAGAACAGATCCGTAAGCCAATGAGCGAAATCGAAATGGTTGCAGCGATGGCTCTTGAAGCCGTTCGTCAGCAGAAACGGATCACTCAGGTGGAAGAAAAAGTCAGCCATGTTGCCGAAACAGTCGAGCAAATCAAAAAGGGCACCATTCGTGAGGGCTATGCCGGATATCGCCAACTGAAAGCGAAAACCGGTTTGTCAGATGATAAATGCCGCAATCTGGTGAACGCTTATCAAATTCCTACAGACACCCACGAGTTCATGACGCCGGACGGATTGTTATCACGTCGCGCAATTGTTGCTGTGGAACCGTTTATGGCTGCTTTTTATCGGGTTATGGAGGAAGCAGAACCGCGAGGGACTCGCTGGTATCACCCGAAAATGGGGTTGTTTCAGGTTATTGGCTGGCAGCGGTGA
- a CDS encoding ash family protein, giving the protein MLRLAGVPGYISRVAVNPATGLRIPKHHTGLTRHKRVFLSTHVYSMAAQMGASSEAPVFPCVSGNANPVWAATNHGFASVGGSCKAHTQGAVTMTTTTTHPFLKIETVNGKAVIFSLHVACHFKRMHQNIVDKIEYLNCSREFFTRNFIPGTYHLYGDSLRGYYITLDGLMMLQLGLSLRTMRYYESCIEAFHEVENSLNLTAFRRNQWEARP; this is encoded by the coding sequence CTGTTGCGCCTTGCTGGTGTTCCGGGTTATATTTCTCGCGTTGCTGTAAATCCAGCAACCGGGCTTCGCATCCCGAAACATCACACAGGGCTGACACGCCATAAGCGTGTTTTTTTGTCTACGCACGTCTATTCAATGGCGGCTCAGATGGGAGCTTCTTCGGAAGCGCCGGTTTTCCCTTGTGTGTCCGGTAATGCGAATCCTGTCTGGGCTGCCACCAATCATGGTTTCGCATCCGTGGGTGGTAGCTGTAAAGCACACACACAAGGGGCTGTCACCATGACTACCACCACTACTCACCCATTCCTCAAAATTGAGACCGTCAACGGCAAGGCCGTTATTTTCTCCCTGCATGTTGCCTGCCATTTCAAGCGCATGCACCAGAACATTGTCGACAAAATCGAGTATCTGAACTGCTCGCGCGAGTTTTTCACCCGTAATTTCATACCCGGCACTTATCACCTTTATGGCGATTCTTTGCGTGGTTATTACATAACTCTTGATGGTCTGATGATGCTTCAGCTTGGGTTAAGTCTGCGCACGATGCGGTACTACGAGAGCTGTATTGAAGCATTTCATGAGGTAGAGAACAGCCTGAATCTTACCGCTTTCCGCCGTAATCAATGGGAGGCGCGTCCATGA
- a CDS encoding ATP-binding protein, protein MMTFGQHEKQSRLQAQMDELQAELAFAKTGEKPWPYRACREAEGAGCCEKHGEYNTHILEWDERHGETALKISRCPECLADEISVTHRALVALKADALIESAGIAFRFRDCEFENYLEINPDAARNLAACRRYAENWEDVLEKGTSLVMTGSCGTGKNHLAVAMAKHIIRHHLASVEITDVMRLTRAVKNCWRNDSEKTADEVIEHYASLDLLIIDEVGVQFGSAAEMAILQEIINARYESVLPTILISNLSPEELWVFISPRIADRVTDGGRNWLSFNWPSYRAHIGGVAA, encoded by the coding sequence ATGATGACGTTTGGTCAGCATGAAAAACAATCAAGACTGCAGGCGCAAATGGATGAGCTCCAGGCAGAGCTGGCATTTGCGAAGACAGGGGAAAAACCGTGGCCTTACCGCGCCTGCCGGGAAGCAGAAGGCGCAGGATGCTGCGAAAAACACGGCGAATACAACACGCATATCCTGGAATGGGACGAGCGACATGGTGAGACAGCCTTAAAAATCTCCCGCTGTCCGGAGTGTCTGGCGGATGAGATTAGCGTGACACATCGGGCGTTAGTGGCGCTGAAAGCCGATGCTCTGATTGAAAGCGCGGGCATTGCCTTCCGGTTTCGCGACTGTGAGTTTGAAAACTATCTGGAAATTAATCCTGACGCAGCCAGGAATCTTGCAGCCTGCCGCCGCTACGCGGAGAACTGGGAGGATGTACTGGAAAAAGGTACCAGCCTTGTTATGACCGGCAGCTGCGGTACCGGAAAAAATCATCTGGCTGTGGCAATGGCAAAACACATCATCCGTCACCACCTTGCCAGTGTGGAGATCACTGATGTGATGCGGCTTACCCGCGCAGTGAAAAACTGCTGGCGGAACGACAGTGAAAAAACAGCGGATGAGGTCATCGAGCATTATGCGTCACTGGATTTGCTGATCATCGACGAGGTAGGTGTTCAGTTTGGTAGTGCGGCTGAAATGGCAATTCTTCAGGAAATCATCAATGCGCGTTACGAAAGCGTTTTACCGACAATTTTGATCAGCAACCTTTCTCCGGAAGAGTTGTGGGTGTTCATCAGTCCCCGAATTGCCGACAGGGTCACGGATGGCGGTCGGAACTGGTTGTCGTTCAACTGGCCAAGTTACCGTGCACATATCGGAGGTGTGGCCGCATGA
- a CDS encoding replicative DNA helicase yields MTTPVWRNDDLEGAVIGAFFLRGADHEVMGILTTLPADVFSVRAYRDIYTGICRQARVSGVIDPVLLCNEMPELAPVITDTGRKTWVKSSLEHYVAALRRNAALRDAEKTLNEALQKLRDAHTCEAAEDALKDAQNMMASLSTEKGVIQPVHIDDVLPEVVERVECRNQGLEKSRTLMTGIDELDAKTGGMEPGDLVFIAARPSMGKTELALDIIDKVTEQGHGVLLFTMEMANIQIGERMVSAAGGMPVSRLKSVARFEDEDWARFSQGVGRMTGRNIWMVDQANLTIDEICATTKHHLIKHPETALVVVDYLGLIKTRTMGRHDLAVGEISKGLKGLAKSGGFPLIALSQLSRGVESRPNKRPMNSDLKNSGEIEADADIILMLYRDEVYNPDTQARGIAEINITKQRNGSLGTIYRRFYNGHFLPVDQESAQLLSTPMRPSQPRRYSNKRTDSSKMERFF; encoded by the coding sequence ATGACAACTCCTGTCTGGCGTAACGATGACCTGGAAGGTGCTGTCATCGGCGCGTTCTTTCTGCGTGGGGCAGATCATGAAGTGATGGGTATTCTGACCACACTGCCAGCGGACGTTTTTTCTGTACGAGCGTACCGGGATATCTACACAGGCATCTGCCGACAGGCCCGTGTTTCCGGTGTGATTGATCCTGTGCTGTTGTGTAATGAGATGCCGGAACTTGCTCCGGTGATTACTGACACCGGGCGCAAAACCTGGGTGAAGTCTTCACTGGAGCACTATGTTGCAGCGTTGCGGCGCAATGCTGCATTGCGCGATGCAGAAAAAACACTGAATGAGGCGCTGCAGAAATTACGTGATGCGCATACCTGTGAAGCAGCTGAAGATGCCCTGAAGGATGCGCAGAATATGATGGCCTCATTGTCGACGGAAAAGGGCGTTATTCAGCCGGTACATATTGATGATGTGCTTCCGGAAGTGGTTGAGCGTGTTGAATGCCGGAATCAGGGACTGGAGAAATCCAGGACACTGATGACCGGTATTGATGAACTGGACGCAAAAACAGGCGGCATGGAACCCGGCGACCTGGTATTTATTGCGGCTCGTCCGTCAATGGGCAAAACCGAACTGGCGCTGGATATCATCGACAAGGTGACTGAACAGGGGCACGGCGTTCTCCTGTTCACAATGGAAATGGCGAACATCCAGATTGGTGAACGCATGGTATCTGCGGCTGGAGGAATGCCGGTATCACGTCTTAAGTCTGTTGCCCGTTTTGAAGATGAAGACTGGGCGCGTTTCTCCCAAGGTGTGGGACGGATGACCGGGCGTAATATCTGGATGGTGGACCAGGCGAACCTGACCATTGACGAGATATGCGCAACAACGAAACACCACCTGATTAAACATCCGGAAACGGCGCTGGTGGTGGTTGATTATCTCGGACTGATAAAAACCCGAACTATGGGGCGTCATGACCTTGCCGTTGGTGAAATCTCAAAGGGGCTTAAAGGCCTGGCAAAATCCGGTGGTTTTCCGTTGATTGCGCTGAGTCAGCTTTCCCGTGGTGTGGAGTCCAGGCCCAATAAACGACCTATGAACTCAGACCTGAAAAATTCCGGAGAAATAGAGGCGGATGCAGACATCATTCTGATGCTTTACAGGGATGAAGTGTACAACCCGGATACGCAGGCCAGGGGTATCGCAGAAATCAATATCACGAAACAACGTAACGGTTCTCTGGGGACGATTTACCGGCGTTTTTATAACGGACATTTTCTGCCCGTAGACCAGGAAAGCGCACAGCTTCTTTCCACCCCAATGCGGCCATCCCAGCCGCGCAGATACAGCAACAAACGAACTGACAGCAGTAAGATGGAGCGTTTCTTTTGA
- a CDS encoding bacteriophage antitermination protein Q — MNIVREQLIIATADLSGATKGQLEAWQENVMFDTGRYRRKKIRYRDEVTGKMITRDNPPIPGKQSLAKGTSIPLVSPVEFSTSSWRRAVLSLEEHHKAWLLWCYSGSICWEYQIAITQWAWNEFNTQSGTRKIAGKTQERLKKLIWLAAQAVKAELFGGEGYEYQDLALLAGVTTKNWSKTFTRHWVAMKHIFHRLDSEALLFVMRTRSKQKAAFSKQSVAKVD; from the coding sequence ATTAATATTGTGCGTGAGCAGCTCATTATCGCTACCGCTGATTTGAGTGGGGCAACAAAAGGTCAGCTTGAAGCCTGGCAAGAGAATGTCATGTTCGATACAGGGCGTTACAGGCGAAAAAAAATCCGGTACCGCGATGAAGTGACTGGAAAAATGATAACGCGGGATAATCCACCAATCCCGGGGAAGCAATCGCTGGCGAAGGGGACGTCAATTCCTCTGGTCAGTCCGGTTGAGTTTTCGACATCATCGTGGCGGCGGGCTGTTCTGTCTCTTGAAGAACATCATAAAGCCTGGTTGTTGTGGTGTTACAGCGGGAGTATTTGTTGGGAATATCAGATCGCGATAACACAGTGGGCGTGGAATGAATTTAATACTCAATCCGGTACCAGAAAAATTGCAGGGAAAACGCAGGAACGCCTGAAGAAATTAATCTGGCTAGCGGCGCAGGCAGTAAAAGCAGAACTTTTTGGTGGGGAAGGTTATGAATACCAGGATCTGGCATTACTGGCGGGAGTGACAACTAAAAACTGGTCCAAAACATTTACTCGTCACTGGGTTGCAATGAAACACATTTTTCACCGACTGGATAGTGAGGCTTTATTGTTTGTAATGAGAACACGTTCAAAACAAAAGGCGGCATTTTCAAAGCAAAGTGTTGCAAAAGTAGATTGA